A section of the Methanococcus voltae genome encodes:
- a CDS encoding sodium:calcium antiporter has product MFENIITDLPSSFMALVVLTLVINWGSSKLGDSLHTLGVKLHIPDSVRGATFDAVSSSFPELVTALVAVLVYNQFSDVGLSTVSGSAIFNILIIPMFSIFFYKAVKTSKNNKNSENSENSENNTISVDKKTIIRDTLFYILSIGALIYFTLQGQYTQFSGYVLLAIYFAYVCILYSQYKSHKKNIKSLKETVGYCDEECEFEEDMTYSEIMFWITAGIFIIWFSIDGLVQAAITLSNILNIPVFITSVIIVAACTSIPDTILSVNSAKRGDADGAIANAIGSNIFDICICLGVPMIIAGVVLPVDPSESLGVLAFVVLSMITTSSLLLKNNVSKKDAYLMFFVYILFIVYIVAKTFGIIQF; this is encoded by the coding sequence ATGTTTGAAAATATAATTACCGATTTACCATCTTCTTTTATGGCATTAGTTGTTTTAACCCTTGTAATAAACTGGGGTTCCTCAAAACTCGGCGACAGTTTGCATACACTCGGTGTTAAACTACATATCCCCGATTCTGTTAGAGGTGCAACTTTCGATGCCGTAAGCTCGTCATTTCCCGAATTAGTAACTGCTTTAGTAGCTGTTTTAGTATACAACCAATTTTCAGATGTTGGTTTGTCAACAGTGTCAGGTTCTGCCATTTTTAACATTTTAATCATCCCGATGTTTTCAATATTTTTCTATAAAGCTGTTAAAACCAGCAAAAACAATAAAAATAGTGAAAATAGTGAAAATAGTGAAAATAATACAATTAGTGTTGATAAAAAAACCATAATACGGGATACCTTATTTTATATCCTCTCTATCGGAGCTTTAATATACTTCACATTACAAGGACAATATACCCAATTTTCAGGATACGTATTGCTTGCAATCTATTTTGCATATGTATGCATACTATACTCACAATATAAATCCCATAAAAAGAATATAAAATCGTTAAAAGAAACTGTTGGATACTGCGATGAAGAATGTGAATTCGAAGAAGATATGACTTATTCCGAAATTATGTTCTGGATAACTGCAGGAATATTTATAATTTGGTTCTCAATTGACGGATTAGTGCAAGCTGCGATTACATTATCAAATATATTGAATATTCCGGTATTTATTACGTCAGTAATCATAGTAGCTGCCTGTACATCAATACCTGATACCATATTATCAGTTAACTCTGCGAAACGTGGAGATGCCGACGGTGCAATTGCTAATGCGATAGGTTCTAATATATTTGATATCTGCATTTGCTTGGGCGTACCCATGATAATTGCAGGCGTAGTATTGCCAGTTGACCCATCTGAAAGCTTAGGTGTTTTAGCTTTCGTCGTATTGTCAATGATTACCACATCGAGTTTATTGTTAAAAAATAATGTATCGAAAAAAGACGCTTATCTAATGTTTTTCGTTTATATATTATTCATTGTATACATTGTTGCAAAAACTTTTGGCATTATTCAATTTTAA
- a CDS encoding translation initiation factor IF-5A has translation MAGTKPSELGALKEGQYVVIDGIACRVVGTAHSKPGKHGGAKVRLTAMGIFEATKKEHVGPASSRIDVPLIDKRKGQILAIVGEDQVQLMDLETYETLELDMPSDVPGIESGVEVEYFEAMGRYKITRVISK, from the coding sequence ATGGCTGGAACAAAACCAAGCGAATTAGGAGCATTGAAAGAAGGACAATACGTAGTTATCGACGGTATTGCATGTAGAGTTGTAGGTACTGCACACTCAAAACCTGGTAAACACGGTGGTGCAAAAGTAAGATTAACTGCTATGGGCATCTTTGAAGCTACTAAAAAAGAACACGTTGGACCTGCAAGCTCAAGAATCGACGTTCCACTTATTGACAAAAGAAAAGGACAAATTTTAGCAATCGTTGGAGAAGACCAAGTTCAATTAATGGACTTAGAAACATACGAAACATTAGAATTAGATATGCCTTCAGATGTTCCAGGTATTGAAAGCGGTGTGGAAGTAGAATACTTCGAAGCTATGGGTAGATACAAAATTACAAGAGTTATCAGCAAATAA
- a CDS encoding CBS domain-containing protein has product MKITSIINPEKQIIKLFPTTSIIDALTMLYNKNMRRAIIVDAGTNRVVGVLTNTDIVNLFGGGSKYNLVKSKHNGNFYAMINEPIKEIMTEDPICVKETALTKELVSLFVERYGGLPITSKDDILITVITERDLLDKLADKLDVNLKINDYMTKNPVLASMGQTLGDVAKVMLRNGFRRLPVASEGNLKGIITSTDFIKLIGSEWAFEKLKTGNIDEITDTRISELMNENVKTLTPENSILDAVNLILNNNFGAIPIVDSENSTKIVGIITEKDILSCFCK; this is encoded by the coding sequence TTGAAAATAACTTCCATAATTAATCCTGAAAAACAAATAATTAAATTATTCCCTACAACATCCATAATAGATGCATTAACAATGCTTTATAACAAGAATATGAGAAGAGCTATTATTGTTGATGCAGGGACTAACAGGGTAGTAGGTGTATTAACAAATACGGATATAGTTAATCTATTTGGTGGCGGTTCAAAATATAATTTGGTCAAATCTAAGCATAATGGGAACTTTTATGCGATGATAAATGAACCAATCAAAGAAATAATGACGGAAGACCCAATATGTGTTAAAGAAACAGCTTTAACAAAAGAATTGGTTTCTTTATTCGTTGAAAGATATGGTGGTTTACCAATCACCTCAAAAGATGACATATTGATAACAGTAATCACAGAAAGGGATTTATTGGACAAATTGGCGGATAAATTAGATGTTAATTTAAAAATTAATGATTATATGACTAAAAATCCAGTTTTGGCATCTATGGGTCAAACTTTGGGTGATGTTGCAAAAGTAATGCTAAGGAATGGATTTAGAAGACTTCCTGTAGCTTCAGAAGGTAATTTAAAAGGAATAATCACATCTACGGATTTTATAAAACTAATTGGTAGCGAATGGGCGTTTGAAAAACTTAAAACTGGAAATATTGACGAAATAACCGATACAAGAATCAGCGAACTTATGAATGAAAATGTAAAAACATTAACGCCTGAAAACAGTATTTTAGATGCAGTCAATTTAATATTAAATAATAATTTTGGGGCAATTCCGATTGTAGATTCTGAAAATTCTACCAAAATAGTGGGAATAATTACTGAAAAAGACATATTATCCTGCTTTTGCAAATAA